One genomic window of Fusarium keratoplasticum isolate Fu6.1 chromosome 3, whole genome shotgun sequence includes the following:
- a CDS encoding Zn(2)-C6 fungal-type domain-containing protein, translating into MPKQAIPASTTRPRPRRRKPILRVKTGCFTCRNRKKKCDETRPVCAGCLRNKVACRWPDSHPHSPPSTEHGSGEKALDLRPSAPSPDGHGRRTPETLTSPADLDFDVGIGETLEETITVDIGPSSNVLEHETSPPESSPVATTQAPAASEQFDQVINCLQDAAQETVSIDADGVVEGVGDAVSDALIRLSWGHFDQDPLSLGHASVPPAPSIMPGLDAQSFELMSHYLARTAISMGNGSTTANPFVVQLIPLSFANPVVLELMLSQSASHRAVLEGAGWADAVAQNYYTKSIRLFRNAVADYLAGTEASPLWVTIGALIMCFTETAKGDTNGVIFDHLQAVGPLVKDLVSRHRHLLPDGLRPFVIEYYVYTAIISMISMDPSASTGHLLAPELEYEAHSLVESGYVGQLCGSWLPLLLLIPRIFDFGRRRVAVRAQPPFPTADDFLNFSNLQAEITSFTPSPLVESEVATCGYIFQQAVHLYLLTAFGVGDAGQVTQQLRVENALVNAFLYLEQLPSSARINTSMCWALAVIGSCTADDERRDVLRQRLNTMFVTIGLGNISSTLSLLEHIWARPREEQSPWIICRIMYEYDMWISLA; encoded by the exons ATGCCTAAACAGGCGATCCCGGCCAGCACGACgcggcctcgtcctcgtcggcgaaAGCCAATCCTCAGGGTCAAGACGGGATGTTTCACTTGTCGAAACCGCAAGAAAAAGTGCGACGAAACACGGCCAGTCTGTGCCGGATGTCTTCGCAACAAGGTAGCCTGTCGATGGCCCGATTCTCATCCCCATTCCCCGCCAAGTACAGAACACGGCAGTGGGGAGAAGGCACTTGACCTGAGACCATCGGCTCCAAGCCCAGACGGCCATGGACGACGAACCCCCGAGACTTTGACCAGCCCGGCAGACTTGGATTTTGATGTGGGAATTGGAGAGACGCTGGAGGAGACTATAACGGTTGACATTGGTCCATCGTCAAATGTGTTGGAGCACGAAACTTCGCCGCCGGAGTCTTCTCCTGTCGCCACCACACAGGCACCCGCCGCATCTGAACAGTTCGACCAAGTCATCAATTGCCTTCAGGATGCAGCGCAAGAGACAGTGTCGATTGACGCAGATGGAGTAGTCGAGGGCGTTGGAGACGCCGTCAGCGATGCACTCATCAGGCTATCCTGGGGCCATTTTGACCAAGACCCTTTGAGCCTCGGGCACGCCTCTGTTCCGCCggctccatccatcatgccaGGCCTAGACGCTCAGTCGTTCGAGCTTATGAGCCATTACCTAGCCCGCACAGCCATAAGCATGGGTAACGGGTCAACGACGGCAAACCCATTCGTCGTGCAGCTCATACCGCTGTCTTTCGCCAATCCCGTCGTCCTCGAGCTTATGCTATCCCAGAGCGCTTCTCATCGTGCCGTCTTGGAAGGGGCGGGCTGGGCAGATGCGGTAGCCCAGAACTACTACACCAAATCCATTCGTCTGTTTCGCAATGCCGTCGCCGATTATCTGGCTGGCACTGAGGCGAGTCCGCTGTGGGTGACAATTGGTGCACTCATCATGTGTTTCACCGAG ACAGCGAAAGGTGATACCAATGGCGTCATCTttgaccatctccaagcaGTCGGTCCTCTTGTCAAAGACCTGGTCTCGAGGCATCGACATCTCCTTCCGGATGGGTTACGCCCCTTCGTCATAGAGTACTACGTCTACACGGCAATCATCAGCATGATATCCATGGACCCATCGGCAAGCACGGGGCATCTCCTCGCCCCAGAGCTAGAGTATGAAGCACACTCTCTGGTCGAGAGTGGCTATGTTGGTCAGCTCTGCGGCTCGTGGCTCCCGTTACTCCTCCTTATCCCTCGCATCTTTGACTTTGGCCGTCGAAGAGTTGCGGTGCGCGCCCAGCCTCCCTTCCCGACAGCAGACGACTTCCTCAATTTTTCCAACCTACAGGCAGAGATCACCTCGTTCACGCCGTCGCCACTGGTAGAGTCCGAAGTCGCTACTTGCGGCTACATCTTCCAACAGGCAGTGCATTTGTACCTTCTCACGGCCTTTGGGGTCGGTGACGCAGGGCAGGTCACTCAGCAGCTAAGGGTGGAAAACGCGTTGGTGAACGCCTTCCTCTACCTCGAGCAGCTCCCGTCATCAGCACGCATCAATACCAGCATGTGCTGGGCCTTGGCTGTTATCGGATCTTGCACAGCTGATGACGAGCGGCGAGACGTGCTTCGGCAACGCCTGAATACCATGTTTGTCACGATTGGTCTGGGAAAcatttcttcaacactgTCACTTCTGGAACACATCTGGGCACGGCCACGAGAGGAACAGAGTCCATGGATCATTTGCCGGATTATGTATGAATACGATATGTGGATCTCGCTTGCCTGA
- a CDS encoding VWFA domain-containing protein — protein MHQTLESGRGDERAVERLRAVLRAAVKLARAEQQHDPDALLFVGVFGLDTSKGAPPSIDLCSAIEGLMSTDGQQNGHHLLTQLANRRGRSHITKYIQTKLKEHEARIIHNYLMRNPHMVEKFANAIPSSFSETAGINAAETVGDFAGSFGFGFINETIDNITENSEAMVMARKILTDWLNEFQKFRPRKIESVISLLEQIDGRMSSDSHSRTGDGQSTLLDSLRHHMYGSTPMRHSLQKAIEVFDSCSTRQQVLVLVSDGHSTDGDPLPLARELRDKNVTVATIFLTDSIAAAQKSLYNEHVADWDKGQRTLFDMATRVHGSAHPIPVMASMGWSIPSSGECGLYTTVCSTDALEEFCSFLLSARFGSADVFFDILGKVDLDSYVNSEHVRTCMNPSDQGNEGVCYAHAVAAVTHMALLRIVDREGGCPSIQTIRERILEKFPAKKGGRNTAKVMEQVVEWYRPLRFRAVDEDGARQAVLRRRPVLTTFRLSKSGWDTFSRHFHRDAETPMPIGVLTSAAMQPHRQGEDGGGHAVVMTRCDPQSLSFLNSWGSQWGNNGSFSIENAHVLELEPHDQDTVPVRFYDIYWFESDLTPAERAAYHRRVDNTVQRHAQQHSSVFSLEAMCPHCRFASPLASFTGSIRRAVCPRCQRSFATEPGHLIQALYAKAGFGETV, from the coding sequence ATGCACCAGACTCTAGAAAGTGGCCGGGGTGATGAAAGGGCCGTTGAACGACTTCGGGCTGTACTCCGCGCGGCGGTAAAGCTGGCCCGAGCCGAACAGCAACATGACCCAGACGCGCTTCTCTTTGTAGGCGTGTTTGGACTCGACACCAGCAAAGGAGCTCCACCTTCAATTGATCTCTGCAGCGCAATCGAGGGACTCATGTCAACGGATGGCCAGCAAAACGGGCATCACCTTTTGACTCAGCTGGCCAATCGCCGAGGCCGATCTCACATCACGAAATACATTCAGACCAAGCTGAAGGAGCATGAGGCGCGGATCATCCATAATTACCTGATGCGGAACCCACACATGGTTGAGAAGTTCGCCAATGCTATTCCAAGCTCCTTCTCTGAGACGGCAGGCATCAATGCGGCTGAGACGGTTGGCGACTTTGCAGGATCTTTCGGctttggcttcatcaacgaGACGATCGATAACATAACCGAGAACTCCGAGGCTATGGTGATGGCGCGGAAAATCTTGACGGATTGGCTCAATGAATTCCAGAAGTTCAGACCGCGGAAGATTGAGTCCGTCATCAGTCTGCTGGAACAGATCGACGGCCGCATGTCATCTGATAGTCACAGCCGTACTGGTGATGGGCAGAGCACCCTTTTGGACAGCCTGCGACACCATATGTATGGCAGCACCCCAATGAGACACTCCCTTCAAAAGGCCATCGAGGTTTTCGACTCCTGCTCAACTCGGCAACAAGTTCTGGTGTTGGTTTCGGATGGTCATTCAACAGACGGGGATCCACTGCCACTCGCTCGTGAATTGAGAGACAAGAATGTCACTGTGGCAACAATATTCCTAACGGATAGTATTGCGGCAGCACAGAAAAGTCTGTACAACGAGCATGTGGCCGACTGGGATAAGGGGCAGCGCACTCTTTTCGATATGGCAACTCGTGTCCACGGCAGCGCCCATCCAATTCCCGTCATGGCGTCTATGGGCTGGAGCATCCCATCTTCAGGCGAATGTGGTCTTTACACAACCGTATGTAGTACGGACGCTCTTGAGGAATTTTGCTCGTTTCTTCTATCAGCCCGGTTCGGCAGCGCCGATGTTTTCTTTGACATCCTAGGAAAAGTGGACCTTGACAGCTATGTGAACAGCGAGCACGTGCGGACCTGCATGAACCCATCGGACCAAGGGAATGAAGGAGTCTGCTACGCACATGCTGTGGCTGCTGTAACTCACATGGCCCTGCTCCGCATCGTGGACCGCGAGGGGGGCTGTCCAAGCATCCAAACCATCAGAGAGAGGATCCTAGAAAAGTTCCCTGCTAAAAAGGGAGGACGGAATACAGCTAAGGTGATGGAGCAGGTGGTTGAGTGGTATCGGCCACTACGATTCCGGGCTGTGGACGAAGATGGCGCTCGTCAGGCTGTCCTACGGCGACGACCTGTCTTGACAACTTTCCGTCTCTCCAAGTCGGGCTGGGACACCTTTTCCAGGCACTTTCACCGAGATGCAGAAACACCTATGCCTATTGGAGTTCTTACGTCCGCAGCCATGCAGCCACACCGCCAGggggaagatggtggtggcCACGCTGTCGTGATGACTCGATGTGATCCTCAATCACTCAGCTTCCTAAACTCGTGGGGAAGTCAGTGGGGTAACAATGGCAGCTTTAGCATCGAGAACGCCCAtgtgctggagctggagcctcATGATCAAGATACTGTCCCTGTCCGCTTTTACGACATTTACTGGTTCGAGAGCGACCTGACGCCAGCTGAAAGAGCAGCCTACCACCGCAGAGTTGACAATACTGTCCAGAGGCACGCTCAGCAGCATTCTAGCGTCTTCAGTCTTGAGGCAATGTGCCCCCATTGTCGTTTTGCATCTCCCCTTGCATCGTTCACTGGCAGCATCCGTCGTGCTGTCTGCCCCAGGTGCCAAAGGTCGTTTGCTACGGAGCCGGGTCATCTCATACAAGCTCTATACGCCAAGGCAGGCTTTGGAGAAACAGTGTGA
- a CDS encoding N-acetyltransferase domain-containing protein, whose protein sequence is MITDNLKTAFQSERLVYRAAENNKDDKQFLLTEIENNAINAALSDIALIRPRGEKRAEDLIEGLSKATMGVMICLPNKDEAPTPIGFIVLGWGGVNPEHARHSSTSIGIALATSHQGHGYGSEAINWALDWAFRHGGYHRVNIRTVSYNERGLHLYKKLGFVEEGRSRESHWYDRKWYDTISFGMLEREWAELRGLDQ, encoded by the coding sequence ATGATCACCGATAACCTCAAAACTGCCTTTCAGTCTGAGCGGCTCGTCTACCGTGCAGCAGAGAACAACAAGGATGACAAGCAATTTCTCCTCACCGAGATTGAAAACAACGCGATCAACGCGGCTCTCTCGGACATAGCTCTGATCCGACCCAGGGGCGAGAAACGAGCCGAGGATCTGATTGAGGGACTTTCCAAAGCTACCATGGGCGTCATGATCTGCTTGCCCAACAAGGACGAAGCGCCAACTCCCATCGGCTTCATTGTCCTTGGTTGGGGCGGAGTCAACCCGGAACACGCACGCCACAGCTCTACTAGCATCGGAATTGCGCTTGCGACATcacatcaaggccatggctACGGCTCAGAAGCCATAAACTGGGCTCTCGACTGGGCGTTTCGTCACGGAGGTTATCATCGTGTCAACATACGCACCGTGAGTTATAACGAGAGAGGCCTGCATCTGTACAAGAAACTGGGGTTTGTGGAGGAGGGTCGAAGCCGCGAGTCGCATTGGTATGATCGGAAGTGGTATGATACTATTAGCTTTGGCATGTTGGAGAGGGAATGGGCAGAACTCAGAGGTCTTGACCAGTAG
- a CDS encoding Aldedh domain-containing protein, with the protein MTSTIKTISPSTNKVVCERPETSLAEARDISRRSEAAFQSFRQLPFAQRRAIVERGLAGIQHRKFELGRELAEHMGRPIAASHKEIETMQKRADYLLDTAEEALASLPGQPEKGFRREIKKIPVGPTLIVFAWNFPYLIIVNALIPALLAGNSVILKPSPQTPLIGEHLVDIFDKAGLPKDVLQVIQSGDPQALKELVKLPELGLISFTGSTVGGLAIREAVSGRTIPVNLELGGNDPAYVRPDADLKYVAAQLVDGAVFNSGQSCCAVERIYVHQNVHDAFVHELQEELKTYKLGDPLEKDTMVGPVISRAAEKNIKAQIQDALDKGAVDATPKNDSFASAPSSGNYVAPILLTNVTHNMEVMREETFGPVIPVAKVKDDEEAVRLMNDSDYGLTASVWTKDIARGEELIEQLEAGTVFINRCDYPNPDLAWTGWKKSGLGCTLGPRGFDAFVKLKSYHVKEAQA; encoded by the exons ATGACCTccaccatcaagaccatctcCCCCTCGACAAACAAGGTCGTCTGCGAAAGACCAGAGACCTCCCTCGCCGAAGCACGCGACATCTCCCGACGATCCGAGGCAGCCTTCCAGTCTTTCCGCCAGCTCCCCTTTGCCCAGCGTCGAGCCATCGTCGAAAGGGGCCTCGCTGGCATCCAGCACCGCAAATTTGAGCTTGGCCGTGAGCTCGCGGAGCATATGGGACGGCCCATTGCCGCGAGCcacaaggagattgagacgATGCAGAAGCGAGCCGATTATCTTCTTGATACGGCTGAGGAGGCGCTGGCTAGCTTGCCTGGACAACCTGAGAAGGGGTTCCGGAGggagatcaagaagattCCCGTCGGCCCTACGCTTATTGTCTTTGCCTGGAAC TTCCCGtatctcatcatcgtcaacgccCTCATTCCAGCGCTTCTGGCCGGCAACTCGGTCATTCTGAAACCCTCGCCTCAAACACCGCTCATCGGCGAGCACCTCGTCGACATCTTTGACAAAGCCGGCCTACCGAAGGATGTCCTTCAGGTGATCCAGTCCGGTGATCCCCAAGCCCTCAAAGAGCTAGTCAAGCTTCCCGAGCTCGGCCTCATCAGCTTCACCGGATCTACGGTTGGTGGCCTGGCCATCCGTGAGGCTGTGAGCGGGCGCACCATTCCCGTCAATCTAGAGCTGGGTGGCAATGATCCGGCCTATGTCCGACCGGATGCCGATCTGAAGTACGTCGCGGCTCAATTGGTCGATGGCGCTGTCTTCAATTCTGGCCAGAGCTGCTGCGCTGTTGAGCGTATCTACGTGCATCAAAATGTGCACGATGCCTTTGTTCATGAGCTTCAGGAAGAGCTGAAGAC ATACAAGCTTGGTGACCCCCTCGAGAAAGACACCATGGTCGGTCCCGTCATTTCTCGCGCTGCCgagaagaacatcaaggCGCAAATCCAAGACGCTCTGGACAAGGGTGCTGTAGATGCGACTCCCAAGAATGACAGCTTCGCCAGTGCACCCTCCTCAGGCAATTATGTCGCTCCCATACTCTTGACCAACGTCACACATAATATGGAGGTGATGCGTGAGGAGACATTCGGTCCCGTTATCCCCGTCGCCAAAGtcaaagacgacgaggaagctgTGCGTCTGATGAACGATAGCGACTACGGTTTGACCGCTAGTGTCTGGACCAAGGACATTGCTCGCGGGGAGGAGCTGATTGAGCAACTCGAAGCTGGCACTGTGTTTATCAACCGATGCGATTACCCGAACCCT GATCTTGCTTGGACAGGATGGAAGAAGTCGGGATTGGGCTGCACATTGGGACCTCGTGGCTTTGACGCCTTCGTCAAGCTAAAGAGCTACCACGTAAAGGAGGCACAGGCTTAA
- a CDS encoding Gln-synt-C domain-containing protein: MTSSSNASPEAPTNKTLTNGVNSANGQESSVDRITRLLANDTKVKVAGIDCDGLLRGKIIHKAKFLSSLKSGFGMSSAIFGWDMHDVLYTEETSLTSAESGYQDFTAMIDLESFRRLPFEDNIAFFLLHFYIQDKPVFADGRGLIKTLTNDLAAKGYEALAGVELEFMNFQTPSEDGYGDPNARPNLAAFLATNAPKALRPVTAGAFGYSATRPIMAKEYFHDIFDKSLEIDCPVEGWHTESGPCVYEAALSVSPVSRMADNVALFKLVCKSIGVEHNITPCFMAKPIQGLPGNSGHIHVSLTSGGQNAFVRETPDSDAPWSDMAYLSDTGRHFLAGIIEAMPDIMPLFAPNVNSFKRLIENYWAPVSVSWGYEDRLASIRLVAPPSCKPSATRFEIRVPGADIHPHYALNAIFRAGLRGIENKSQVTIPPESARPKDSPAERLPNSLEAAVERFSAKGSVARQIFGDEFVDYFTVTRSHELRQWREAVTDWEFSRYIETI, translated from the exons ATGACAAGTTCAAGCAACGCATCGCCTGAAGCACCGACAAACAAGACATTGACCAACGGTGTCAACAGCGCCAACGGCCAAGAATCATCCGTTGATCGCATCACAAGATTATTAGCCAACGACACCAAAGTCAAAGTGGCTGGCATAGACTGCGATGGCCTCCTTCGCGGCAAGATCATTcacaaggccaagttcctGTCGAGCCTCAAGTCTGGTTTTGGCATGAGCTCGGCCATCTTTGGTTGGGACATGCACGATGTCTTGTACACTGAAGAGACGAGCTTGACGAGCGCCGAGAGCGGCTACCAAGACTTTACCGCCATGATTGACCTGGAGTCGTTTCGAAGGCTGCCCTTTGAGGATAATATagccttcttccttcttcactTTTATATCCAGGACAAGCCTGTCTTTGCAGATGGCCGTGGTCTGATCAAGACATTGACGAATGACTTGGCTGCCAAAGGCTACGAGGCACTAGCCGGAG TGGAACTCGAGTTTATGAACTTTCAGACGCCTTCTGAAGATGGCTACGGCGATCCCAATGCCCGACCGAACCTTGCAGCATTCCTTGCCACAAACGCGCCCAAGGCTTTGCGTCCTGTAACAGCAGGGGCCTTTGGATACAGCGCGACGAGGCCTATCATGGCCAAAGAGTACTTCCACGATATCTTTGACAAGAGCTTGGAGATCGACTGCCCTGTTGAGGGATGGCATACCGAGAGCGGACCCTGCGTTTACGAAGCG GCTCTCTCTGTTTCACCCGTCTCACGTATGGCCGACAATGTCGCACTCTTCAA GCTCGTTTGCAAATCGATCGGCGTCGAACATAATATTACTCCGTGCTTCATGGCCAAGCCCATCCAGGGTCTCCCTGGTAACTCTGGCCATATTCACGTATCCCTCACAAGCGGGGGCCAGAACGCATTCGTTCGAGAGACGCCTGATTCCGATGCGCCATGGTCTGACATGGCATATCTCTCTGATACTGGGCGTCATTTTCTCGCAGGAATCATCGAAGCAATGCCCGACATCATGCCGTTATTTGCCCCCAACGTCAACTCGTTTAAGCGTTTGATCGAGAATTATTGGGCACCCGTGTCTGTTAGCTGGGGCTATGAGGACCGTCTCGCGTCTATTCGTCTAGTCGCACCTCCAAGCTGCAAGCCTTCAGCGACGCGCTTCGAGATCCGTGTGCCAGGTGCTGACATCCATCCGCATTATGCTCTCAATGCCATCTTCCGCGCGGGACTACGCGGCATTGAGAACAAGAGTCAAGTCACTATCCCGCCTGAGTCGGCGCGGCCCAAGGACAGTCCTGCTGAGCGGTTACCCAAtagcctcgaggctgccgtCGAGCGTTTTAGTGCTAAGGGCTCGGTAGCTCGCCAGATCTTTGGCGATGAATTTGTTGACTACTTTACCGTCACGCGAAGCCATGAGTTGAGGCAGTGGAGGGAAGCCGTGACTGATTG GGAATTTTCGCGCTACATCGAGACGATCTAG
- a CDS encoding Methyltransf-25 domain-containing protein, translating to MSGIQRVLNLSSSAEAKAAYDDWAENYDNDMLGESEDYVAPEIASDYVKRYLGSRPIGHARILDAGCGTGLVGASLAKKGAKHIDGIDLSPGMLQVAERSGAYETLSVANLSQRLDIPDQTYDVVACVGTMTQGHVGPEAFDEFARIVKPGGFILSTVRDTFWKMNGYEDKVKSLDKAGKLKLMSAELEEYRRGAGVQAVMVVLQAQ from the coding sequence ATGTCTGGTATTCAGCGCGTCTTGAATCTCTCCAGCAGCGCCGAGGCAAAGGCTGCGTATGATGACTGGGCCGAGAACTACGACAACGACATGCTGGGAGAATCGGAGGACTATGTTGCACCCGAAATTGCTAGCGACTACGTCAAGCGATATCTCGGCTCTCGCCCTATCGGGCATGCCAGGATTCTAGACGCCGGGTGCGGAACAGGTCTTGTTGGCGCGAGTCTTGCAAAGAAGGGCGCGAAGCACattgatggcatcgatctTAGCCCCGGAATGCTCCAAGTTGCTGAGCGATCCGGGGCTTACGAAACTCTGTCCGTGGCAAACCTGTCCCAGCGCCTTGATATCCCCGATCAAACCTACGATGTGGTTGCGTGTGTCGGTACAATGACCCAAGGCCACGTTGGACCGGAAGCTTTTGATGAATTTGCTAGAATCGTCAAACCTGGTGGATTCATCCTCTCAACTGTTCGAGACACTTTTTGGAAGATGAATGGATATGAGGATAAAGTCAAATCCCTCGACAAGGCAGGAAAGTTGAAGCTTATGAGCGCAGAATTGGAAGAATATCGGCGTGGTGCTGGCGTCCAGGCGGTCATGGTGGTTCTTCAAGCGCAGTAG